The Mucilaginibacter gracilis genomic interval TGGCCCATGAAGGTGCCAGAGTGGTTATAGGAGCAAGAAACCAGGCGGAACTTGAACAAACCGCAGCCGAAATTATTGCCGAAACTGCTAACCCCAACATTATTGCTGTAGCGGTTGATGTTACCCAACCTTACCAGCTACAAAACATAGTTAACCAAACCGTTAAAGTATTTGGTGGCTTAAACATATTGGTGAATAACGCCGGAGGCCCGCCTTTTAACAAATTTGAAACTTTTAACGATGAGCAATGGCTTGCAGCCTTTAACCAAAACTTGTTAAGTGTGGTGCGCACCAGCAGGTTGGCTATCCCGCATATGCGGGTGGCTGGTGGAGGGCGCATTATCAATATTATCAGCGCGTCGGTTAAATCGGTAATGGCAAACTCGGTTTTGAGTACCAGTATGCGTATGGGCGTGGTTGGCATGGCTAAACTACTTGCCGACGAACTTGGCCCCGACGGTATTACCGTAAACAACGTTGCGCCAGGGCTTATCCTAACCGGCCGTATTAAAGAAACTTTGCCACCTGGTGACATAGAAGCCGCGCTTAAAGAAAAAACCGCCAATATACCCCTTGGCCGCATTGGCAAGCCCGAAGAACTGGCCGCCCTGGTTGCCTTTTTAGCATCAGCACAAGCGGCTTATATTACCGGGGCTACTATACCGGTTGATGGCGGGAGTAATAGGGGGATTTATTGAGAGAGTATTGAATAGAGGTTGAATACAATGTCCCAAAAATCTAAATTGCGAATCAATAAATTTCAAATAGTAATATTTGGTTTTATTATAATTACATGTGGATCAGTTAGTTATTATTGCTTAGAGTATAAATATAGTACATTGCTAATGTATATATTGATAATATCACTATTGATCGGGTGGTCAATGGTAGGTATAGCTTTGGCTGGAAAATATTTATTTGATAAAGATATTCCTTTTAAAACAGATAGGCTTGGCAAAATAAAGCAGCTTGTAAGAAAATGGCTGATTTCCATTTTACAAGTGAGTTTTATGTTCGGCAATGGGTATGTAGTTATAGTGGCAGAACATGCACGAGAGATGGATATTTTAAGCAATAAAAAAGTGACAGTGTCGACTACGGCCCTTGTTACGGACATTGTTGTTACCCAAGGAAGAAGCGGTTCGCATTTGCGTGCACAAATTAAATATATCGCCAATGGAAAAGTCATACTTAAAGAAACACCAAATGATGATGGGCGTTTGAAAAAGGGTAGAACTTATATCTTAAAATACTCGACAACTTATCCCGAAATATTTGACATCTATAGGAAATAAGCAACCCACCAAACACTTTCCCAATTAATTTGTCATTTAATCTATGACAAATCAACAAAAACTTCTTCCTGACAAAGAGCCTGTTTTACCTAAGGATAGCATGATTATACTGGTTGTGCATTTGGGCATGGGGCTATTTTTTGTGATGGCTTATTTTTTGCTTTACAGCAATATTGAAACTTTTAAGATGCTTATTTTGGGTTATTATACCTTGTTTAGCGTTTTCTTTTTGTTTTTTTATCAGGAGCAATTGCGGGTGAAGCGCGTTTTTTGGTTGTGGTGCGCCATAGGCTTTTTACAACTGGTAGTTTACTTTATAAACGCTAACAGCTTAATGTGGGGCAAGTGGTCCTTCGGCAATGTGCTTACTGCGCTTTGCGGCTTGCCGGTTGTGCTGGCGTTGTATCATTCGTTCAGGCGGATGTCGTTGCAACGGGAGGGGAAAGAGTTGGTAATTGGCATCCGCAAAATGTATAAACCTACCAAATGGGATATTGCTGCTACTATTACAATACCACTGGTGGCTTTGCTGGTGTGTTTGTTTTAAATCCGCAGGTTACTTCTTTTTTGGTTTTAAAATTACCGCTATCAGCCACAGGATAGAAAATAATTGTACCAGCATACCGGCACCAAAAATAGTACCCGAAACTTGTATAGGTAGCCAATGCATAATTTTGCTTGCCATGCCTAAGCCAATTAATGCGAAACTTGCTATAAAAATAATGAGGGGTTTGCGGTATGTAGAATTCATGATGCAAAGATAATTTTCGATTTTGAATTTGCATAGTTTCTGCTCAATAGCCGCAGAGGCGGTTACTTTTGGCTCTAAAAAGATAGATTAATTCAACTCTGCCCGCCATTATTTTCAATGAAGCAGTTATCAGCAAAGCCGCGTAGCGGATAAATTAGCCTGGTAAGGCAATCATTTAGCTTTCTTAATCGCCTTGTTAATTTCCTGTATCTGCTTAAAAATATCTTCGGTATTATAGTCGGATAACAAAATGTTGTAATCTTTCCAAAACTTTTCGCCCACGCTGCCATCGTAGTTGTTTATGTTTTCATTACGGCCAAGTTTTGAGCTGAACGGGGCTTTCTCCACGGTATCAACTGCGGTAACCTGGTAGTTAAATTTAACATTTGCCGGCAGATGAGTATGGGC includes:
- a CDS encoding SDR family oxidoreductase produces the protein MNLHLQHQTALVLAASKGLGRAVATTLAHEGARVVIGARNQAELEQTAAEIIAETANPNIIAVAVDVTQPYQLQNIVNQTVKVFGGLNILVNNAGGPPFNKFETFNDEQWLAAFNQNLLSVVRTSRLAIPHMRVAGGGRIINIISASVKSVMANSVLSTSMRMGVVGMAKLLADELGPDGITVNNVAPGLILTGRIKETLPPGDIEAALKEKTANIPLGRIGKPEELAALVAFLASAQAAYITGATIPVDGGSNRGIY